A window of Cryptosporidium parvum Iowa II chromosome 1, whole genome shotgun sequence contains these coding sequences:
- a CDS encoding membrane associated protein, 4 transmembrane domains and signal peptide: MFTYSVLGFSYRAEETPFTKKLKYAFAFILFLQFIVLLMRIVTLTDVISTFFEGWMIYLGYVVYTEKSPCAFFLFITISFVRGILLSLIAFEWIKRNTLLFSEIKLVDKLKFAITIATPILSVLACIISYNIFKNIHFVEETDELLNQFINPWNGANTGALANENTASGANEAGNPSTANINISNTSAPSPVMYTPFTGKSYKLSDISSSSNSAAGQAGNYPIYKGT; encoded by the coding sequence ATGTTTACTTACTCGGTCTTAGGCTTTAGCTACAGAGCAGAGGAGACACCATTTACTAAGAAACTAAAGTATGCGTTCGCTTTTATCTTATTTTTACAGTTCATTGTGCTTTTGATGAGAATTGTGACGCTTACTGATGTCATAAGCACCTTTTTTGAAGGATGGATGATTTACTTGGGTTATGTGGTATATACTGAAAAGTCTCCATGcgcattttttttatttattactatATCATTTGTAAGAGGAATTTTATTGTCACTAATAGCATTTGAATGGATAAAGAGAAATACACTcttattttcagaaataaaattagtTGATAAGTTAAAATTTGCAATTACTATAGCTACACCAATACTTTCAGTCCTCGCATGTATTATTAGCtacaatatatttaagaatattcattttGTCGAGGAGACCGATGAACTATTGAATCAATTTATAAATCCCTGGAATGGAGCAAACACAGGGGCTTTAGCCAATGAAAATACAGCAAGTGGGGCTAATGAAGCAGGAAATCCTAGTACAGCAAACATTAATATAAGCAATACCAGTGCACCTTCACCTGTAATGTATACTCCATTCACAGGAAAATCATATAAGCTTAGTGACATTTCATCATCGTCTAATTCTGCGGCTGGACAAGCTGGCAATTATCCAATATATAAGGGAACCTAA
- a CDS encoding DNA repair and meiosis protein Mre11 (emb|CAB50793.1): MYKVMNIIREYCMGNKQIKFRALNRQDSSNVNGYNWEVGDANVSIPFFGIHGNHDDPGEEGLLSPLDILESARFINYIGKNNNVDNIEVFPVLLEKGSTRLAIYGIGNIRDERLHRSFEKNKVKFLIPENTNGDSEWFSILLFHQNRKKGNFGGTLSKDSIPESFLPDFLDLIIWGHEHECIVNPVEVANKNFFVLQPGSSIATSLIASESLQKHVTLLEIKNNTFKTTPIPLLSPRVFIHDNIVLDKDLAQVEQHLIEKVHQLIEQAKIVQLEKNKLNLPQNPEIQEILKNKSMDLPIIRLRVEYECDSQLINSKRFGFQFVSKTANPHEILMFSRRSRNNVNKYNDQEDPIGLNSRINPISFSSDDSNMIESLTIHYTEKLNGLEVININDLNKAIDLFVNKFDNHSIENCILNAISKSNSFYKNNKNLEISDVLQKIKENNRICKDEFGISQIDSIMSEGFSDSFSEGEISDSSDHIKQSKRSRENKNITNQRKSVKNKKMGEISDSEWN, encoded by the coding sequence atgTATAAGGTAATGAACATTATTCGTGAGTACTGTATGGGgaataaacaaattaaattcaGAGCTCTAAATCGACAAGATTCATCAAATGTTAATGGGTACAATTGGGAAGTTGGTGATGCTAACGTATCCATTCCATTCTTCGGAATACATGGAAATCATGACGATCCTGGAGAAGAAGGGCTTCTTTCTCCGCTAGATATACTTGAGTCAGCGAGGTTTATCAACTATATAGGAAAGAATAACAATGTAGATAACATAGAAGTTTTTCCAGTTTTGCTTGAGAAAGGAAGTACAAGGTTGGCAATATATGgaattggaaatattagAGATGAAAGACTTCATAGGtcatttgaaaagaataaagttaaatttttgattcCTGAAAATACTAATGGTGACTCTGAATGGTTTTCTATTTTGCTTTTCCAtcaaaatagaaaaaaaggCAATTTTGGGGGAACCCTATCAAAAGATTCTATTCCAGAATCATTTTTACCagattttcttgatttaataatttgggGTCACGAACATGAATGCATTGTTAACCCTGTAGAGGTTGCAAATAAAAACTTCTTTGTACTTCAGCCAGGATCTTCAATTGCTACATCTCTTATTGCATCTGAAAGTTTACAAAAGCATGTTACActattggaaataaaaaataatacatttaAAACAACTCCCATACCTTTACTCTCACCAAGGGTTTTTATCCatgataatattgttttAGACAAAGATTTAGCTCAGGTTGAACAacatttaattgaaaaagttCATCAACTAATTGAACAGGCAAAAATTGTACAgttggaaaaaaataagttaaaTTTGCCTCAGAATCCTGAAATACAAGAAATTCTAAAGAATAAGTCAATGGATCTACCAATTATTAGGCTTAGAGTTGAATATGAATGTGACTCACAGCTGATCAATTCGAAAAGGTTTGGGTTTCAGTTTGTTAGTAAAACAGCAAATCCACATGAGATTTTGATGTTTAGTAGACGTAGTAGAAACAATgtaaataaatacaatGATCAAGAAGATCCAATTGGTCTTAATTCGAGAATTAACCCAATTTCATTTAGTTCTGATGATAGCAACATGATTGAAAGCTTAACAATTCATTATACCGAAAAATTAAACGGATTAGAAGTGATTAATATCAATGATTTGAATAAGGCAATAGACTTGTTTGTCAACAAGTTTGATAACCACTCCATTGAAAATTGCATTCTCAATGCTATCTCAAAATCGAATTCATTTTacaaaaacaataaaaatCTGGAAATAAGCGATGTTCTGCAAAAAATTAaggaaaataatagaatttgCAAAGATGAGTTTGGCATTAGTCAAATTGACTCAATAATGTCTGAAGGTTTCTCTGACTCATTCAGTGAGGGGGAGATTTCCGATTCTTCTGATCATATTAAACAAAGCAAGAGATCACGcgagaataaaaatattacgAACCAGAGGAAGTCTGTGAAGAATAAGAAAATGGGAGAAATCTCAGATAGCGAGTGGAATTAA
- a CDS encoding NEK2 protein, whose protein sequence is MQKQAMHKNQFIQEDYEEIEEIGRGCFGTVHKIRRKSDGRLFVWKKICYENMTQQEKIQIVNEVNVLRKLNHRNIIKYIDRIIDKQNQQIYIIMEYCDEGDLGNILKKKKKLGLSIDEETVISIFIQLLDALNYCHTRSNRVLHRDIKPQNIFIIASSSPELKNKIQEGSRINKDLDKPEQKTMIVKLGDFGLARYLTGRNQLATTHVGTPYYMSPEVLGKGEYDEKSDIWSLGCCIYEILAGRPPFYARSYDELRKYVKDGLVPDLPKFYSSELNSVLKLMFERDPHKRPSAEEIFNLDFIKYKTIKLSPKLDLYFLMYEYQKILSYNRYLESLLKGDQISGKKIIPEESTLDESIDSSASTGIACSNNENISQNTVNSVNQEYKRVSNQGVSQKIEYTGISTGKENEKISYITPKRKTPVYNFGSQDNVPGSADVFCKSNSKVCAYSPVTAPTRLNGHKDKCYPKKQPIPDFKDQSLCYVRRQLIIGNEANVEESIRTPVYSGISSNSSNSSINESNIKSTTTFRKGDDIIFESEQRLSRWIQRFHSRNKSSI, encoded by the coding sequence ATGCAGAAACAAGCCATGCACAAAAACCAATTCATCCAGGAAGACtatgaagaaattgaagaaatagGAAGGGGGTGTTTTGGTACAGTGCATAAAATTAGGAGGAAGTCAGATGGAAGGCTATTTGTctggaaaaaaatttgttatGAAAATATGACACAGCaagaaaaaatacaaatagtTAATGAAGTAAATGTACTTCGAAAATTAAACCatagaaatataattaaatacaTCGATCGTATAATAGACAAACAAAACCAACAAATCTATATTATAATGGAGTACTGCGATGAAGGAGACCTCGGAAATATTCtcaagaaaaagaaaaagttaGGATTAAGTATTGACGAGGAAACTGTTAtctcaatatttattcaactTCTAGACGCACTAAATTATTGTCATACTCGTAGCAATAGGGTACTACATAGAGATATTAAGCcccaaaatatttttataatagCCTCTTCATCTCCTGaacttaaaaataaaatacaGGAGGGTTCGAGAATTAACAAAGACCTTGATAAACCTGAGCAAAAGACTATGATAGTTAAATTGGGAGATTTTGGGCTTGCAAGATATTTAACTGGAAGAAACCAACTAGCAACCACTCATGTTGGAACACCTTACTATATGTCTCCAGAAGTACTTGGAAAAGGTGAATATGATGAAAAAAGCGATATTTGGTCGTTGGGTTGTTGTATCTATGAAATTTTAGCTGGAAGGCCTCCATTTTACGCTAGAAGCTATGATGAACTAAGAAAGTATGTCAAGGATGGTCTGGTTCCTGATTTACCAAAGTTTTATTCTAGCGAGCTCAATTCAGTATTGAAACTGATGTTTGAAAGGGATCCGCATAAAAGACCTTCCGCAgaagaaatattcaatctagatttcattaaatataaaactATAAAGCTCTCCCCAAAGCTggatttatattttctaatgTATGAATACCAAAAAATTCTTAGTTATAACCGTTATCTAGAATCGTTATTAAAAGGCGATCAAATATCTgggaagaaaataattccaGAGGAATCTACTCTAGACGAATCTATCGATTCATCTGCTAGCACTGGAATAGCAtgttcaaataatgaaaatattagtCAAAATACTGTTAATTCAGTTAACCAAGAATATAAAAGAGTTTCAAATCAAGGTGTCTCACAAAAAATAGAATACACAGGGATTTCTACCGggaaagaaaatgaaaagatATCTTACATTACTCCAAAGAGAAAAACTCCTGTATACAATTTTGGGTCCCAGGATAACGTTCCTGGATCTGCAGATGTATTTTGTAAATCAAATTCGAAGGTATGTGCGTATTCACCCGTTACTGCACCGACTAGATTAAACGGTCATAAAGACAAATGTTATCCAAAAAAACAGCCCATCCCCGATTTTAAGGATCAAAGCCTTTGTTACGTAAGAAGGCAATTAATCATAGGAAACGAAGCCAATGTTGAAGAAAGCATCCGGACACCAGTTTATTCAGGAATTTCGAGCAATTCATCGAACTCCAGCATAAATGAAAGTAATATAAAAAGTACAACAACCTTCAGAAAAGGGGATGATATCATTTTCGAATCTGAGCAAAGGCTTTCACGTTGGATACAAAGATTTCACTCAAGAAACAAAAGTTCTATCTAA